In Candidatus Cloacimonadota bacterium, a single genomic region encodes these proteins:
- a CDS encoding agmatine deiminase family protein, with the protein MKKILSVFILILISTSSSNAFEHKNTKPKILSLKEEEWFKENPESLPHWMTEEEKQRIDEIGKDFMPTDPPSSPIRQPAEFEPMEGVLIRYPFGIFTSIIAEMAEDVIVYCVVTSSQQSSAYTVMSNAGVNMDNVQFINCQTDSYWIRDYGPWFIFNGENESGIVDFIYNRPRPYDNAVPGHVGSYLGINVYNMNLVHTGGNYMTDGQGIAISTDLVWQENPSMTHVEIDSIMNEYLGINTYHVVPDPNNTYINHIDCWAKYLAPDEIMIREVPQSHPQYDEIESAVDYFESQLSCYGTPYNIVRVYTPSNQPYTNSLILNNKVFVPITGSSWDDEAIASYQTAMPGYEVLGFTGNWVSTDALHCRTMGVTDRGMLYIKHTPIEDTVYTVNDYFVQANIIPYSGESVTEDSTLVYWKTSDEDEFNAIQMDHAGNRYFAFIPSQPDGTTIQYYIHSADSSGRSENHPYIGAPDAHSFYVQSGVSTDTQIATLKNVILYQNYPNPFSNFTTISFNLATCLRQTTARQAKSHKKAQIKIYNVKGQLVKQLKIKNLKLKINEIVWDGKDESGKQLPNGIYFCRLSSGDKSAVKKMILLR; encoded by the coding sequence ATGAAAAAAATATTATCGGTTTTTATATTAATATTAATATCAACTTCTTCATCAAATGCATTTGAACATAAAAACACAAAGCCAAAAATCTTAAGTCTCAAAGAAGAAGAATGGTTTAAAGAAAATCCGGAAAGTTTACCTCATTGGATGACTGAAGAAGAGAAGCAAAGAATTGATGAAATTGGTAAAGATTTTATGCCAACAGACCCTCCTTCTTCACCAATAAGACAACCAGCAGAATTTGAGCCAATGGAAGGAGTTTTGATTAGATATCCTTTTGGAATTTTTACATCCATTATTGCTGAGATGGCTGAAGATGTTATCGTTTACTGTGTGGTTACTTCATCTCAACAATCAAGTGCTTATACTGTTATGTCAAATGCTGGCGTTAATATGGATAATGTTCAATTTATTAATTGTCAAACAGATTCGTACTGGATACGAGATTATGGTCCCTGGTTTATCTTCAATGGTGAAAATGAATCCGGGATTGTAGATTTTATCTATAATAGACCTCGCCCTTATGATAACGCGGTGCCAGGACATGTAGGCAGTTATTTAGGAATTAATGTATACAATATGAATCTTGTCCATACAGGTGGGAATTATATGACTGATGGACAGGGTATTGCAATTTCAACTGACCTTGTATGGCAAGAAAATCCGAGTATGACTCATGTAGAAATTGACTCAATTATGAATGAATATCTTGGAATTAATACTTATCATGTAGTGCCAGACCCAAACAATACATATATAAACCATATTGACTGTTGGGCAAAGTATTTAGCCCCTGATGAAATTATGATTAGAGAGGTGCCACAAAGCCATCCACAATATGATGAGATTGAATCTGCTGTTGATTATTTTGAAAGTCAGCTAAGCTGTTATGGAACACCTTATAATATCGTAAGAGTCTATACACCAAGTAATCAGCCTTATACAAACTCACTTATTTTGAACAATAAGGTATTTGTGCCTATAACAGGAAGTTCATGGGATGATGAGGCAATTGCTTCATATCAAACAGCTATGCCAGGATATGAAGTATTGGGCTTTACAGGTAATTGGGTTTCCACTGATGCCCTTCATTGTAGAACTATGGGGGTTACTGATAGAGGAATGTTATACATTAAGCACACACCTATTGAAGATACAGTTTACACAGTAAATGACTATTTTGTACAAGCCAACATAATTCCTTATAGTGGTGAGTCAGTGACTGAAGATTCTACTCTTGTTTATTGGAAGACTTCAGATGAGGATGAATTTAATGCTATTCAGATGGACCATGCTGGCAATCGCTACTTTGCATTTATCCCATCTCAACCTGACGGAACAACTATACAGTATTATATCCATTCTGCTGACAGTTCTGGTAGAAGTGAAAATCATCCTTACATCGGTGCTCCAGATGCTCATTCATTTTATGTGCAAAGTGGTGTTAGCACAGATACGCAAATTGCTACCTTGAAAAATGTAATACTTTATCAAAATTATCCAAATCCCTTCAGTAATTTCACCACAATTTCATTTAATTTAGCCACCTGCCTTCGTCAAACTACGGCAAGACAGGCAAAATCACACAAAAAAGCACAAATAAAAATTTATAATGTAAAAGGACAGCTAGTAAAACAATTAAAAATTAAAAATTTAAAATTGAAAATTAATGAGATTGTCTGGGATGGAAAAGATGAAAGCGGAAAGCAACTTCCTAACGGAATATATTTCTGTAGATTATCTTCTGGAGATAAATCAGCAGTTAAGAAGATGATACTTCTAAGATAG
- the mltG gene encoding endolytic transglycosylase MltG, with the protein MRKFLFFILILIIVGFSVSFFIGVFKPQIIPNKTINIKKGISIAKIGSRLEEEGIIHSASMFVTLVKLLNREQKLHYGKFNFSGKYSLIGVIRVLSNAEIVKNQITIPEGFTVRKIAYLLARNNLADYSKFVKLTNDTTFISPLNIKVESLEGFLFPDTYYIPYFADEGYIIKMMVDNFFLQFNNIHPEKIPFDSLYSTLILASIIEKEAICDDERAIIAGVYENRLANRMLLQADPTVAYALELLGKSRRKIYYEDLKINSVYNTYKHIGLPPTPICNPGLESITAALNPAKTDYLFFFAGKNSRHIFSTTYREHLKKLNRI; encoded by the coding sequence ATGAGAAAGTTCTTGTTTTTTATTCTTATTCTAATAATAGTTGGTTTTTCGGTTTCTTTTTTTATTGGTGTATTTAAACCTCAAATAATTCCAAATAAAACGATTAATATAAAAAAAGGGATTTCAATTGCTAAGATAGGTTCTCGCTTAGAAGAAGAAGGAATAATTCATTCTGCTTCAATGTTTGTTACTCTTGTGAAGTTATTAAACCGAGAGCAAAAATTACATTACGGAAAGTTCAATTTTTCAGGAAAATATTCTTTGATTGGTGTTATAAGAGTTCTTTCTAATGCTGAGATAGTTAAAAATCAGATTACGATTCCAGAAGGATTTACAGTTCGTAAAATTGCGTATCTACTTGCACGAAACAACTTAGCAGATTATTCAAAATTTGTTAAATTAACCAATGACACAACATTTATCTCTCCTTTGAATATTAAAGTAGAAAGTCTTGAGGGATTTCTTTTTCCAGATACATATTACATCCCATATTTTGCAGATGAAGGATATATCATAAAAATGATGGTTGATAATTTTTTTCTTCAGTTTAATAATATTCATCCTGAAAAAATTCCTTTTGATTCTTTATATTCCACTTTGATATTAGCTTCAATTATTGAGAAAGAAGCAATTTGTGATGATGAAAGAGCTATAATTGCAGGTGTATATGAAAATAGACTTGCAAATAGAATGCTTCTACAAGCAGACCCAACAGTTGCTTATGCATTGGAATTATTGGGAAAATCACGAAGGAAAATTTATTATGAGGATTTAAAAATTAATTCTGTTTATAATACCTATAAACACATTGGTTTGCCTCCAACTCCAATCTGCAATCCCGGCTTAGAATCAATTACTGCTGCATTAAATCCAGCAAAAACCGATTACTTGTTCTTTTTCGCTGGCAAAAACTCAAGGCATATCTTTTCTACAACTTATAGAGAACATCTAAAAAAGTTGAATAGAATATAA
- the ruvX gene encoding Holliday junction resolvase RuvX translates to MKRLLAIDYGERHIGIALSDPAQLIAFPYLTIDTKKTPLFFSKIAEIVNKQDIEKVILGIPLNTENVETKKSIQIRNFAKELKQYIDLPIIFSDESCTTQEAIKVLHLKKKSLKKNKFRLDMIAASLILKDYLANRK, encoded by the coding sequence TTGAAAAGGTTATTAGCAATTGACTATGGCGAACGCCATATAGGTATAGCTCTGTCTGACCCAGCTCAGCTTATCGCATTTCCATATTTAACAATTGATACAAAAAAGACCCCTTTATTTTTTTCAAAAATTGCTGAGATTGTAAATAAACAGGATATAGAGAAAGTCATTCTTGGAATTCCTCTAAATACTGAAAATGTTGAAACAAAAAAATCAATACAGATTAGAAATTTCGCAAAAGAATTAAAACAATATATTGATTTACCTATTATATTTTCTGACGAATCTTGCACTACACAAGAAGCAATCAAAGTTCTACATCTAAAAAAAAAATCTTTGAAAAAGAATAAGTTCAGGCTGGATATGATTGCAGCTTCTTTAATATTAAAAGATTATTTAGCAAATAGAAAATAA
- a CDS encoding C25 family cysteine peptidase yields MQKSTFKNWSILLLLFFSTISFLFAKELNINLINDENRITVTENTYEKLSISYCFSQIKSFEVQTKKGVFNEIIIPNTYYIGEIGTPKLPASKKLIEIPFGAEVSVNVKSYTITEYKLSDYGITNPIIPVQPSLPKNIDPTTVEFEYNEDSYNQDAFTEHELATVEILGVLRGVRLARIDVCPVRYNPVTGVIQVYNDIEVDVNLTDSDRGLTEYIKASTYSPYFESVYERIINYRQHGYPAHPDLTTYPVKYLIVSDRMFETQLQPFIEWKTQKGFTVIVAYTDTLGSSAANIQTWIHAQYNAGTPTDPAPSFVLLVGDTGQIPASATGSATYKVTDLYYCSVDGDYFPEMYYGRFSATNTTQAQTQVNRTLYYEKYEFADPSYLDDVTLIAGADGYWNPAVGQPTIIYGTNNYFNAAYGFDEVHAYLTSYAGCYATIDDGICMINYTAHGGQTSWGNPNMNQTMVNNLTNVGKYPLAIGNCCLACDFGYSECFGETWARATHNTTGEPTGSIGYIGSAPSSYWFEDFYWAVGAFPIEGNNNGYVPPYDSTSWGAYDAPFVTDYVTQDALIFVGNLAVTEAHTQGYPTHVSAGPIYYWQAYNLLGDPSVVVYMTQGEVNDVSFAGLLPIGSTSFTVEAEPGSYVGISMNGVLHGAALVDESGSVDVPIIPFTTAGTADIVVTKPQYQPVMETVVVATPAVVIIDPTSIPIDTLTDVTISVYEEDGTTPIPDVNIEISGLGAFGTLEGITDTSGICVLNFGGHYGGTQVLNLRGWREGDGYNLFEESMEVTGGLDLTNPDIWITTTFGLSDTFGLNMPGTAHFTQDETDCDYTIYVVDADTFITETINDSITYTPATLTDIYGYITKTDYNVYSELFTTIEVYGTVSGIVTESENGDPVSNIEVKFYEQGADPTTDDPLFTDITNVNGFYEITEDQPVDYYDIYINEWGFNPYEELNYFLGYGTNSHDIVIDPVETAVVHGRIYDENGAVSNTTITYYRSDNGEPYDTVYVSMSGRYSTCLPYFTYDVYVSAPEHVPFRGSITIDSDLTVDYSLGLAALFSDFEDNDGDFSPTPSTDAWEWGEPTAGNINAYSGINVWATNLDGYYVDNVDWYLNSPEFTVPDSGILNFYHYHNFEGSKGEKTLYDGGNVKISTNGGTSFNLITPVGGYDGTISGFNPDEPGFGGTIDEWELVEFDLSSYENDDVILRWHFASDGSVNNYYGWYIDDVLVGDPNSSEQIINHVSVNSPPITYKLELYQNYPNPVNPDIVGTNISFSLPKNTKEAEIRIYNIKGQLVKNFELRTLNSELNNVIWNGTDDSGKHVANGIYFYKLSIDKKNIIKKMIILR; encoded by the coding sequence ATGCAAAAATCAACATTTAAAAATTGGTCTATACTGTTATTGTTGTTCTTTTCAACAATTTCTTTTCTGTTTGCTAAAGAATTGAATATTAATCTTATTAACGATGAAAACAGAATCACAGTAACTGAAAACACCTATGAAAAGTTGAGTATATCTTACTGTTTCTCACAAATCAAAAGCTTTGAAGTTCAAACTAAAAAAGGTGTGTTTAATGAAATTATTATTCCCAATACCTATTATATTGGTGAAATTGGCACACCAAAACTTCCTGCTTCAAAAAAACTTATTGAAATACCTTTTGGTGCAGAGGTATCTGTAAATGTAAAAAGTTATACAATAACTGAATACAAACTAAGTGATTATGGTATTACAAATCCAATAATACCTGTTCAACCTTCTTTGCCCAAAAATATTGACCCAACCACTGTTGAGTTTGAATACAACGAAGATTCATATAATCAAGATGCTTTTACTGAGCATGAATTAGCAACCGTTGAAATTTTGGGTGTGCTGCGTGGTGTTCGTCTTGCTCGTATTGATGTCTGCCCTGTTCGTTACAATCCAGTTACCGGAGTAATTCAGGTTTATAACGATATTGAAGTTGATGTAAATCTTACAGATAGTGACAGAGGGTTAACTGAATATATCAAAGCATCTACCTACTCACCTTATTTTGAATCAGTTTACGAAAGAATAATTAATTATAGACAACACGGATATCCTGCTCATCCTGATTTAACAACATATCCTGTAAAATATTTAATTGTATCTGACAGAATGTTTGAAACACAATTACAACCCTTTATTGAATGGAAAACACAAAAAGGTTTTACTGTTATTGTTGCATATACTGATACACTTGGTTCTTCAGCTGCTAATATTCAAACTTGGATTCATGCACAATATAATGCTGGGACACCAACAGACCCAGCACCAAGCTTTGTCCTGCTTGTAGGAGATACAGGTCAAATTCCAGCTTCAGCAACAGGCTCTGCAACCTATAAAGTAACTGATTTATATTATTGTAGTGTTGATGGCGATTATTTCCCGGAAATGTATTATGGAAGGTTTTCTGCTACAAATACCACACAAGCACAAACTCAGGTAAATCGGACACTTTATTATGAGAAATATGAATTTGCCGACCCATCATATTTAGATGATGTAACATTAATTGCAGGGGCAGATGGTTACTGGAATCCTGCTGTAGGTCAGCCAACAATAATTTATGGAACTAACAATTATTTCAATGCAGCGTATGGATTTGATGAAGTGCATGCGTATCTTACAAGTTATGCAGGATGCTATGCTACTATTGACGATGGAATTTGTATGATAAATTATACTGCTCACGGTGGTCAAACATCCTGGGGTAATCCTAATATGAACCAAACAATGGTAAATAATTTAACAAATGTAGGTAAGTATCCACTTGCAATTGGAAATTGTTGTCTTGCATGTGATTTTGGCTATTCAGAATGTTTTGGTGAAACATGGGCTAGAGCCACTCACAACACAACTGGCGAACCTACTGGTTCAATCGGTTATATTGGTTCTGCACCCTCTTCATACTGGTTTGAGGATTTTTATTGGGCTGTAGGTGCATTCCCAATTGAAGGGAATAATAATGGCTATGTTCCTCCTTATGATTCAACTTCATGGGGAGCTTATGATGCTCCATTTGTTACAGATTATGTGACACAAGATGCTTTAATCTTTGTTGGTAACCTTGCTGTTACTGAAGCTCATACTCAAGGCTATCCTACTCATGTTAGTGCGGGTCCAATCTACTACTGGCAAGCATACAATTTGCTTGGTGACCCATCCGTTGTAGTATATATGACTCAAGGTGAAGTTAATGATGTAAGTTTCGCTGGTTTATTGCCAATCGGTTCAACAAGCTTTACAGTTGAGGCAGAACCGGGTTCTTATGTTGGAATTTCAATGAATGGGGTTTTACATGGTGCTGCTTTAGTTGATGAATCCGGTAGTGTTGATGTCCCAATTATACCGTTCACTACAGCTGGAACAGCAGATATTGTGGTAACTAAACCTCAATATCAACCAGTTATGGAAACTGTTGTAGTTGCAACACCAGCAGTGGTTATAATTGACCCAACCTCCATTCCAATAGATACTCTAACCGATGTAACAATCTCTGTTTATGAAGAAGATGGCACTACACCTATTCCAGATGTCAATATTGAAATTTCAGGGTTAGGAGCATTTGGCACTTTAGAAGGTATTACTGATACAAGTGGTATTTGCGTTCTAAATTTTGGTGGCCATTATGGCGGAACACAGGTACTCAATTTAAGAGGATGGCGAGAAGGTGATGGTTACAACCTATTTGAAGAATCTATGGAAGTAACAGGAGGTTTAGACCTTACTAATCCAGACATCTGGATTACAACAACATTCGGGCTATCTGATACCTTTGGACTGAATATGCCTGGAACAGCTCATTTTACACAAGATGAAACTGATTGCGATTATACTATCTATGTTGTTGATGCAGATACATTTATTACAGAAACCATAAATGATTCAATAACTTATACACCTGCAACTCTTACAGATATTTATGGATATATAACTAAAACTGATTATAATGTTTATTCCGAACTCTTTACTACAATAGAAGTGTATGGCACAGTCTCAGGTATAGTAACAGAGAGTGAGAATGGAGACCCTGTTTCTAATATTGAGGTTAAATTCTATGAACAAGGTGCTGACCCAACAACTGATGACCCATTATTCACTGATATAACTAATGTTAATGGATTCTATGAAATTACCGAGGACCAACCTGTTGATTATTATGATATCTATATTAATGAATGGGGATTCAATCCTTATGAAGAGTTAAACTACTTCCTTGGTTATGGCACTAATTCTCATGATATTGTTATTGACCCTGTTGAAACTGCTGTAGTTCACGGAAGAATTTATGATGAAAACGGAGCTGTTAGCAATACTACCATAACCTATTACCGCTCTGATAATGGTGAACCATATGATACTGTATATGTGTCAATGTCAGGAAGATACAGCACATGCTTGCCTTATTTCACTTATGATGTTTATGTAAGTGCTCCTGAACATGTTCCTTTTAGAGGTTCCATTACTATTGATAGTGATCTTACTGTTGATTATAGCTTAGGTTTAGCAGCTTTATTCAGTGACTTTGAAGATAATGATGGAGACTTTTCTCCCACTCCCTCAACTGATGCATGGGAATGGGGTGAACCCACTGCAGGAAATATTAATGCTTATTCAGGTATAAATGTATGGGCTACTAATCTTGATGGGTATTATGTAGATAATGTAGACTGGTATCTTAACTCCCCAGAATTTACTGTGCCTGATAGTGGTATATTAAATTTCTATCATTATCATAACTTTGAAGGTAGTAAAGGTGAAAAGACTCTCTATGATGGAGGAAATGTAAAAATCTCAACTAATGGTGGGACCTCATTTAATCTTATTACTCCAGTAGGTGGTTATGATGGAACTATATCTGGTTTTAATCCAGACGAACCTGGATTTGGTGGCACAATTGATGAATGGGAGTTAGTTGAGTTTGACCTTAGTAGTTATGAAAACGATGATGTAATCTTAAGATGGCATTTTGCCTCTGATGGCTCTGTTAATAACTATTATGGCTGGTATATTGATGATGTGCTTGTTGGTGACCCTAATAGTAGCGAACAAATAATAAATCATGTTTCTGTTAATAGTCCTCCAATAACATATAAACTTGAATTATACCAAAACTATCCTAATCCTGTTAATCCCGATATAGTCGGGACTAATATCTCTTTCTCATTGCCCAAAAACACGAAGGAAGCAGAAATAAGGATCTATAATATAAAAGGTCAGCTTGTAAAGAATTTCGAACTCCGAACTCTGAACTCTGAACTTAATAATGTTATCTGGAATGGAACAGATGATTCAGGAAAACATGTTGCTAATGGTATCTACTTCTATAAACTTTCAATTGATAAAAAAAATATTATTAAAAAAATGATCATATTAAGATAA